A window of the Isosphaera pallida ATCC 43644 genome harbors these coding sequences:
- a CDS encoding carbon-nitrogen hydrolase family protein, with the protein MSHAIAAVQIATTPFETAANLEAADDGLRRAWEHGAVLAVLPELFHSGYCPGCPYHTVAETLEGPVASWLIDRARRFGMMIAAGLVERDGEDVYNALILVDASGLLARYRKRHLVFWERRRFRPGRSQVVARTRWGRIGFAICADMLYRRVWRDYRDQVDLMVVGAAWPEFVHRSTNRPHWLLGRLGPLVGELPRLAAADLGVPVVVANQSGPTHSRVPGLPWMGFEDRFAGRSAVVDPIHGVIARAGLDAEIVVGEVNLKHREPSAWAITSPWDRGRSSIVSGL; encoded by the coding sequence GTGAGCCACGCCATCGCGGCCGTTCAAATTGCCACGACTCCTTTTGAGACGGCGGCCAATCTCGAGGCGGCAGATGACGGTCTGCGCCGCGCGTGGGAACACGGCGCGGTGCTGGCGGTGTTGCCCGAACTATTCCACTCTGGATACTGCCCGGGTTGTCCCTATCACACCGTCGCCGAAACCCTCGAAGGCCCCGTCGCCTCCTGGCTGATCGACCGCGCCCGTCGCTTTGGAATGATGATCGCTGCTGGGTTGGTAGAACGCGATGGCGAGGATGTTTACAACGCTTTGATCCTGGTGGACGCCTCGGGATTGCTGGCGCGGTATCGTAAGCGTCACCTCGTCTTCTGGGAGCGGCGGCGGTTCCGTCCCGGACGTTCCCAGGTGGTGGCGAGAACCCGTTGGGGTCGGATCGGATTCGCCATTTGTGCGGATATGCTTTATCGTCGAGTTTGGCGTGATTATCGTGACCAAGTGGATTTGATGGTGGTGGGTGCGGCATGGCCGGAGTTTGTCCACCGTTCCACCAATCGCCCCCATTGGCTTTTGGGTCGTTTGGGGCCGTTGGTGGGGGAATTGCCGCGACTGGCCGCGGCCGATCTGGGGGTGCCGGTGGTGGTGGCCAACCAGAGCGGTCCTACTCATTCGCGGGTGCCGGGGCTGCCTTGGATGGGGTTCGAGGACCGGTTCGCCGGTCGCAGCGCGGTCGTTGATCCGATCCACGGCGTGATCGCCCGAGCCGGTCTGGACGCGGAAATCGTAGTGGGCGAAGTGAACTTGAAGCATCGGGAGCCATCCGCATGGGCTATTACGTCGCCTTGGGACCGTGGGCGGTCGTCTATCGTTTCGGGACTCTGA
- a CDS encoding PEGA domain-containing protein translates to MPRDGCRWSAWVALLAVVVLTTTGCVKRRMTIRTDPPGALVSVNGEELGPSPVSKSFTYYGDREVELVADGYERRRLVQPTPPPWWNNALTEFVTENLIPLTLRDEREFFYQLQPASTPPQTDVARRAEALRAQAQSRPPDPPPGLFEGLFSN, encoded by the coding sequence ATGCCTAGGGATGGGTGCAGGTGGTCGGCGTGGGTAGCGCTCTTGGCCGTGGTCGTGTTGACGACGACCGGATGCGTCAAGCGGCGGATGACGATCCGAACCGATCCCCCTGGCGCGTTGGTGTCGGTTAATGGCGAGGAACTTGGTCCTAGCCCGGTCTCCAAGAGTTTCACCTACTATGGCGACCGCGAGGTGGAGCTTGTGGCTGACGGCTACGAGCGGCGACGGTTGGTGCAGCCCACGCCTCCGCCTTGGTGGAACAACGCCCTGACCGAGTTTGTCACCGAGAACCTCATTCCCTTAACCTTGCGCGACGAACGCGAATTCTTTTATCAACTCCAACCCGCCTCGACCCCTCCCCAGACCGACGTCGCTCGACGGGCCGAAGCGCTCCGCGCCCAAGCTCAATCCCGTCCGCCCGATCCCCCTCCCGGCTTGTTCGAGGGGCTGTTTTCCAACTGA
- a CDS encoding ribonuclease R family protein, whose protein sequence is MSNDYAARVMEWAGRPNCRPLRLRALFHYFELPDEEYPAFRRTVKALIRSGALLVGRDKAIRLAAFRTRPLEGFTSLDATLVQPQGGMDWDEHDGDPDMREWERLLEAKWVNTRRGVRETSDAVLTGTFKRTSKGFGFVRPRGVTDRRHDIFIPAEFTLDAASGDLVEARLVRRPRGGWLSNREGRLTRVVQRASGTFVGTYQVQGRRAFVVVDGLKFEEPIPVGDPGAKGARHGDKVAIELARYPTPHHPGQGVVVEVLGPRGVPGVDTLTIIRTFNLPDRFDDLTIAHAREVVLSYVGPDEEDSHATAVRNPRCRRHDLRHLPTVTIDPVDARDFDDAISLERDARGHWTLRVHVADVSALVAPGSPMDVEARARGTSVYLPDRVLPMLPEALSNGIASLQPGEERQAVTVTLDLTPEGIVTAAQFARTWIRVDRRFTYEEAHAIMTNAFDAPEDLAEEHRTLLMQMLELAMILRDRRFRRGALELTMPETKLLLDDQGKVAGARLESHDESHQVIEEFMLAANEAVANYLAQHEVPFLRRCHEDPDPAKLDQFAEFVRGLGLTLDQPQSRSELQRVLDQTASTPLRHAVHYALLRSLKQATYTPESEGHYALASREYCHFTSPIRRYPDLLVHRQLTALIEGRRPMDDQGQLEALADHCNKTERRAEAAERDLIRLKMLNLLSDHVGREYHAIVTGVEDFALFCQLVELPAEGKIPLEALPPDLYDYDSRGHSLTARRKGTRYRLGDGLIVKIRRVDPDKRLLEFAPVADPVSPERWGNQGAAHAGEPLTHQITLNRRPRPSVRRKHRPKPPNRVRPCGRRKR, encoded by the coding sequence ATGAGCAACGACTACGCCGCACGGGTGATGGAATGGGCCGGTCGGCCCAACTGCCGACCCTTGAGGCTCCGCGCGCTGTTTCATTACTTCGAGTTGCCCGACGAGGAATATCCGGCCTTCCGCCGGACGGTCAAAGCCCTGATTCGCTCCGGAGCGTTGCTGGTGGGACGCGACAAGGCGATCCGTTTGGCGGCGTTCCGAACCCGTCCCCTGGAGGGATTCACTTCCCTCGACGCGACCTTGGTCCAACCCCAAGGCGGGATGGACTGGGACGAACACGATGGGGATCCCGACATGCGGGAGTGGGAGCGTCTTCTGGAGGCGAAGTGGGTCAACACCCGTCGCGGCGTCCGCGAGACGTCCGATGCGGTACTGACCGGCACCTTCAAGCGAACCAGCAAGGGATTTGGATTCGTTCGACCCAGAGGGGTGACCGATCGCCGTCATGACATCTTCATTCCCGCCGAGTTCACCCTCGACGCCGCCTCGGGCGATCTGGTCGAGGCGCGTCTGGTCCGCAGACCGCGCGGGGGTTGGCTGAGCAACCGCGAGGGACGCCTGACCCGGGTTGTTCAACGCGCCTCGGGAACCTTCGTGGGCACCTATCAGGTCCAGGGTCGCCGCGCCTTCGTCGTGGTCGATGGCCTGAAATTCGAGGAACCGATCCCGGTGGGCGATCCCGGGGCTAAAGGGGCTCGGCACGGCGACAAAGTGGCGATCGAACTGGCCCGCTACCCCACGCCTCATCATCCTGGTCAGGGGGTGGTCGTCGAAGTGCTCGGGCCCCGAGGCGTGCCCGGCGTCGATACCCTCACGATTATCCGGACGTTCAACCTTCCTGATCGCTTCGACGACCTGACCATCGCCCATGCCCGCGAGGTGGTTCTGTCCTACGTTGGACCCGACGAGGAGGACTCCCATGCCACGGCGGTCCGCAATCCCCGGTGCCGGCGGCATGATCTGCGTCACCTGCCCACCGTGACCATCGACCCGGTCGACGCCCGCGACTTCGACGACGCGATCAGTCTGGAGCGCGACGCGAGGGGCCACTGGACCCTGCGGGTTCATGTTGCCGACGTCTCGGCTCTGGTCGCGCCTGGCTCGCCTATGGATGTCGAAGCCCGCGCCCGCGGCACCAGCGTCTATCTGCCCGACCGCGTGCTGCCGATGCTCCCCGAGGCCCTCTCCAACGGGATCGCCAGCCTCCAGCCCGGCGAGGAACGCCAGGCCGTCACCGTCACCCTCGACCTGACCCCCGAGGGCATCGTCACCGCCGCTCAGTTCGCCCGCACCTGGATCCGCGTCGATCGTCGCTTCACCTACGAGGAAGCGCACGCCATCATGACCAACGCCTTCGACGCCCCCGAAGACCTCGCCGAGGAACATCGAACCCTCCTCATGCAGATGCTCGAACTGGCGATGATCCTTCGAGACCGCCGATTCCGTCGCGGGGCGCTCGAGCTGACCATGCCCGAAACCAAACTCCTGCTCGATGACCAGGGCAAAGTCGCCGGAGCGCGTCTGGAGTCGCACGACGAAAGCCATCAAGTCATCGAAGAGTTTATGCTCGCCGCCAACGAGGCAGTCGCCAACTACCTCGCCCAACACGAGGTCCCCTTCCTGCGTCGCTGCCATGAGGATCCCGACCCAGCTAAGCTCGACCAGTTCGCCGAATTCGTCCGCGGCCTGGGATTGACGTTAGATCAACCCCAAAGTCGTTCGGAACTGCAACGCGTGTTGGATCAGACCGCTAGCACCCCTCTGCGGCACGCAGTCCACTACGCCCTGTTGCGTAGCCTCAAGCAAGCCACCTACACCCCCGAGTCCGAAGGACATTACGCCCTGGCCAGCCGGGAATACTGCCACTTCACCTCGCCGATTCGCCGCTATCCCGACCTTCTCGTCCATCGTCAACTCACCGCCCTGATCGAGGGACGCCGCCCTATGGACGACCAGGGCCAACTGGAAGCCTTGGCCGATCATTGCAACAAAACCGAACGACGCGCCGAGGCGGCCGAGCGGGATTTAATCCGCCTCAAGATGCTCAACCTGTTGTCCGACCATGTGGGCCGCGAGTACCACGCCATTGTGACCGGCGTGGAGGATTTCGCCCTCTTCTGCCAGTTGGTCGAGCTTCCCGCCGAGGGAAAAATTCCCCTAGAGGCGCTGCCGCCGGACCTCTACGACTACGACTCTCGTGGCCACAGTCTCACCGCCCGACGCAAAGGCACCCGCTATCGTCTGGGCGACGGCCTCATCGTCAAAATCCGCCGAGTCGATCCCGACAAACGGCTGCTAGAATTCGCCCCGGTGGCCGATCCCGTCAGCCCCGAGCGCTGGGGCAACCAAGGAGCAGCCCACGCCGGCGAACCGTTAACTCATCAAATCACGTTAAACCGTCGCCCCCGACCCTCGGTCCGCCGTAAGCATCGCCCCAAACCTCCCAACCGGGTTCGTCCGTGCGGTCGGCGTAAACGTTAA
- the asnB gene encoding asparagine synthase (glutamine-hydrolyzing), translating into MCGIAGALDLTGRRDFDRARLEAMAQAIVHRGPDDGHCYLEPGVALAARRLAIVDLEGGRQPLSNEDGSVWVAFNGELFDYPDLQASLTARGHRLATRCDTELWAHLWEDHREAMFDHARGQFAVSLWDRHQRTLILGRDRIGIAPLYVAQTDGWLLWSSEIKGLLASGMVPSRPDPKGILHFFTFFCAGTPRTFFEGIELIPPGHYWKVRDGRMEIHKYWDLDFPDRGDEVRADDPTPLIDELEARLVAAVERRLRADVPVVSYISGGLDSTMVLGTTTRLRGRGVPSFTIDLKRAGPNERDASTDAAQTLESPLTTLTMDKRSIVAGYPDLITAAEGPVLDTSCVCLMRLAEKVHEQGYKVVLTGEGADEALAGYVWFKSHKLREWLRGLVGDRLMRTLRGVIPLAVGGDRTILPPPLGIGGARPAQQEMYEAFLLGSWQLLNPDLKATLKNHDPFTELLITNERMTKWHPLNQSLYVGYRAMLAGLLMIGKGDRIAMRSSVETRYPFLDERVVEFCVTLDPELKLKRLTEKWILRKVAERILPARIANRPKTMFRASRSEAFLGPDRPSWVDQLLSPESLTRTGLFDPEAVARQVKWQRTLPRITPRRAVFDISLVCVAATQLWHHLYLGGGLCDLPVWSPPAIESVGTARAISVAVG; encoded by the coding sequence ATGTGTGGAATCGCCGGCGCGTTGGATTTGACTGGTCGCCGCGACTTCGACCGGGCCCGCCTGGAGGCGATGGCCCAAGCGATTGTTCACCGCGGTCCCGACGACGGCCATTGCTACCTTGAACCCGGTGTCGCCTTGGCGGCTCGACGCCTGGCGATCGTGGACCTGGAGGGGGGCCGTCAGCCCCTTTCCAACGAGGATGGCTCGGTTTGGGTCGCTTTTAATGGTGAACTGTTCGACTATCCCGACCTTCAAGCCTCTCTGACCGCCCGCGGGCACCGCTTGGCGACCCGCTGCGACACCGAACTTTGGGCGCATCTTTGGGAGGATCACCGCGAGGCGATGTTCGACCACGCCCGCGGCCAATTCGCCGTCTCGCTGTGGGACCGCCACCAACGCACCCTCATTTTGGGACGCGACCGGATCGGCATCGCCCCCCTGTACGTCGCCCAGACCGACGGCTGGTTGCTTTGGAGCTCCGAAATCAAAGGGCTGCTCGCCTCAGGCATGGTTCCATCCCGTCCCGACCCCAAAGGAATCCTTCACTTCTTCACCTTCTTTTGCGCCGGCACGCCCCGCACCTTCTTCGAAGGGATTGAGTTGATCCCGCCGGGGCACTATTGGAAGGTCCGCGACGGCCGGATGGAAATTCATAAATATTGGGATTTAGACTTCCCCGACCGGGGAGACGAGGTTCGGGCCGATGATCCGACCCCGCTGATCGACGAGTTGGAAGCGCGTCTGGTAGCGGCGGTGGAGCGCCGTTTGCGGGCCGATGTGCCGGTGGTTTCCTACATCAGCGGGGGTCTGGATTCCACGATGGTGCTGGGAACGACCACGCGGTTGCGGGGACGCGGCGTGCCGTCCTTCACGATCGACCTGAAACGCGCCGGACCCAACGAGCGGGACGCCTCGACCGACGCGGCCCAAACCCTAGAGTCGCCCCTCACCACTCTGACGATGGACAAACGGTCAATCGTCGCCGGTTATCCCGACCTGATCACCGCCGCGGAGGGGCCGGTGCTGGACACCTCCTGCGTTTGTCTGATGCGGTTGGCCGAGAAGGTCCACGAGCAGGGGTACAAGGTCGTTCTCACCGGCGAGGGAGCCGACGAAGCCCTGGCGGGTTATGTTTGGTTCAAGTCGCACAAGCTCCGCGAGTGGCTGCGCGGTTTGGTAGGCGATCGTCTGATGCGGACGCTACGCGGGGTCATCCCGCTGGCCGTCGGCGGCGATCGGACCATCCTTCCTCCCCCTCTGGGGATTGGAGGGGCTCGACCGGCCCAGCAGGAGATGTACGAGGCGTTCCTGTTGGGGTCGTGGCAACTCCTGAACCCCGACCTCAAAGCAACACTCAAGAATCATGATCCCTTCACCGAACTGTTGATAACAAACGAACGAATGACCAAATGGCATCCGCTTAATCAGTCGCTCTACGTCGGCTATCGGGCGATGTTGGCGGGTCTGCTTATGATCGGCAAGGGGGATCGGATTGCGATGAGGTCGTCGGTCGAGACCCGTTACCCCTTCCTCGACGAGCGCGTGGTTGAGTTTTGCGTGACGTTGGACCCGGAACTTAAACTTAAAAGGTTGACGGAGAAATGGATTCTCCGCAAGGTGGCCGAGCGGATTTTGCCGGCGAGGATCGCCAATCGCCCCAAGACGATGTTCCGGGCCAGTCGTTCCGAGGCGTTTCTGGGACCCGATCGTCCCTCTTGGGTCGATCAGCTGCTCAGCCCCGAATCGCTGACGCGCACCGGGTTGTTCGACCCCGAGGCAGTGGCCCGTCAGGTCAAATGGCAGCGGACGCTTCCACGGATCACTCCCCGGCGGGCGGTGTTCGACATCTCTCTGGTCTGCGTAGCCGCGACTCAGTTGTGGCATCATCTTTACCTCGGCGGCGGCTTGTGCGACCTGCCGGTGTGGTCTCCCCCCGCGATCGAGTCTGTCGGGACGGCCCGCGCTATTTCGGTCGCAGTGGGCTGA
- a CDS encoding calcium-binding protein → MSLFDLSRRGQARRRPCRHRPGLDGLETRRLLTIDFSPLTGVLSITGTFDPETGLPNDDRVLLSLNATNPAQLDVTLNEEVVSLNAAEVQSISVALGGGADLLTINLANGNPIPVGGLTYDGGLDPAGLLNRLQLLGGAESSGNLTSVGGDQFVVDGRVVTPVNVGLTRIASFRDFQVVTPNSQDRITLSSPDGLETLVTGTSDGQPIPNLLFATNVEVTLSLDINDGTGSGLTDDQIVVDPNGGGAVNFNIFTGAGSDLVDLTGTTGAHVVNGGDGDDTLIGGSGDDTLAGGAGNDVLAGGAGADLLIGGVGNDSLSGGAGQDSLFGGDGDDTLAGGDGDDLLVGGDGDDILFGGDGNDILFGGDGNDALAGGSGDDTLFGNDGEDVLLGGPGNDEIFGGLGFDAIDGGPGNNILDAGRDGIHETIRVGDGNTIVYVHRPYFGNAEDRAVVGRGHNQIRLGGGLVEVDAPAEPVFFRGVMVADPVLVPFLRQPGSNEHLFPPRSFVEFNDPRRGAPALIHRVRSFPPQHRTKPPIPARVPHRAAKPFVIRTRGR, encoded by the coding sequence ATGTCATTGTTTGACTTGTCCCGTCGCGGCCAGGCGCGCCGCCGCCCCTGTCGCCACCGTCCCGGTCTGGATGGTTTGGAAACCCGCCGACTGTTAACGATCGACTTCTCCCCCCTCACTGGGGTTTTGAGCATCACCGGCACCTTCGACCCCGAGACCGGTTTGCCCAACGACGATCGCGTTTTGCTGAGCCTCAACGCGACCAATCCCGCCCAGCTTGACGTGACCCTCAACGAGGAGGTGGTTAGCCTCAACGCCGCCGAGGTCCAGTCAATCAGCGTCGCGTTGGGCGGCGGGGCCGACCTGTTGACCATCAACCTCGCCAACGGCAACCCCATTCCCGTCGGGGGGCTGACCTACGACGGCGGACTGGACCCGGCCGGCCTCCTCAACCGCCTGCAACTCCTGGGCGGCGCGGAGTCGTCCGGCAACCTCACCTCCGTTGGCGGCGACCAGTTCGTGGTAGATGGGCGGGTCGTCACCCCCGTCAACGTGGGTCTGACCCGGATCGCCTCGTTCCGCGACTTCCAGGTGGTCACACCCAACAGCCAGGATCGGATCACTCTGAGCAGCCCCGACGGACTCGAAACCCTGGTCACCGGCACCAGCGACGGTCAACCCATCCCCAACCTCCTCTTCGCCACCAATGTGGAGGTCACCCTAAGCCTGGACATCAACGACGGCACCGGATCGGGATTGACCGATGACCAGATCGTGGTCGATCCCAACGGCGGCGGTGCGGTCAACTTCAACATTTTCACCGGGGCCGGCAGCGACCTGGTCGATCTGACTGGAACCACCGGCGCTCACGTCGTGAACGGCGGCGACGGCGACGATACCCTCATCGGCGGTTCGGGTGACGACACCCTCGCCGGCGGCGCGGGCAACGATGTCCTCGCTGGCGGCGCGGGAGCGGATCTGCTGATTGGCGGGGTCGGCAACGACTCGCTTTCCGGCGGCGCGGGGCAGGATTCGCTCTTCGGCGGCGACGGCGACGACACCCTCGCCGGCGGCGACGGCGACGACCTGTTGGTTGGCGGCGACGGCGACGACATCCTCTTCGGGGGTGACGGTAACGACATCCTCTTCGGAGGTGACGGCAACGACGCCCTCGCCGGCGGTTCGGGTGACGACACCTTGTTCGGCAACGACGGCGAGGATGTCTTGCTGGGCGGACCCGGCAACGATGAAATCTTCGGCGGCCTCGGCTTCGACGCAATCGACGGCGGACCCGGCAACAACATTCTGGACGCCGGACGCGATGGCATCCATGAAACCATCCGCGTGGGCGACGGCAACACCATCGTTTACGTCCACCGACCCTACTTCGGCAACGCCGAGGATCGCGCCGTCGTGGGCCGAGGCCACAACCAGATCCGTCTGGGCGGCGGCCTCGTCGAAGTCGATGCCCCCGCTGAACCGGTTTTCTTCCGGGGCGTCATGGTCGCTGACCCGGTCCTAGTTCCATTCCTTCGTCAGCCAGGTTCGAATGAACACCTCTTCCCGCCGCGATCCTTCGTCGAGTTCAACGACCCCCGACGAGGCGCGCCGGCTCTCATCCATCGGGTGAGGAGTTTCCCTCCCCAGCATCGGACCAAGCCGCCGATTCCAGCTCGCGTGCCTCATCGCGCCGCCAAGCCGTTTGTGATTCGAACGCGGGGCCGTTGA
- a CDS encoding DUF1559 domain-containing protein: protein MLDTTPSRLRPVRVRSGFTLIELLVVIAIIAVLIALLLPAVQSAREAARRAQCVNNLKQLGLACHNYESANRCFPPGHFTSVRNTDLAPREGANVFVRLLPFIEGQPQVNAYNMSFSNGSIQNVTIAGLGIATLWCPSDALVSIAQPIDTSSYVLPPGSWRQAYSSYAGNQGTWGLRIRSSDSTFPIRVANMNGVIFGHSTITVASISDGTSNTFLMGEHGHSLLPPSQINYYHWWNSGYYADVFFEAYYPPNMHKRNVGTVAQVGGYDFYAMNASSLHPGGVNMAFADGSVRFIKDTIDSWPIVAGNAPGVGYDSANRIYVLAPGTRLGVWQQLATRNGGEVVSSDAY, encoded by the coding sequence ATGTTGGACACCACGCCATCTCGATTGAGACCAGTCCGCGTTCGCAGCGGGTTCACCCTGATCGAACTTCTGGTGGTCATCGCCATCATCGCGGTGTTGATCGCGTTGTTGCTGCCGGCGGTGCAGTCAGCACGCGAGGCGGCCCGCCGCGCCCAGTGCGTCAACAACCTCAAGCAATTAGGGCTGGCTTGCCACAACTACGAGTCGGCCAACAGGTGCTTCCCGCCGGGTCACTTCACTTCGGTGCGTAACACCGACCTTGCGCCCCGCGAAGGAGCGAACGTGTTTGTGCGTTTACTGCCATTTATCGAAGGCCAGCCGCAAGTCAATGCCTACAACATGTCGTTTTCCAATGGGTCCATTCAGAATGTGACGATCGCGGGTTTGGGCATCGCCACCTTGTGGTGTCCGAGCGACGCGCTGGTGTCGATCGCGCAACCAATCGATACCAGCAGTTACGTGTTGCCGCCGGGTTCGTGGCGTCAAGCCTATTCGAGCTACGCGGGCAACCAGGGAACCTGGGGACTGCGCATCCGCTCCAGCGACTCCACCTTCCCGATCCGGGTGGCCAACATGAACGGCGTGATTTTCGGACACTCGACCATCACCGTCGCCAGCATCTCCGATGGGACCTCCAATACGTTTCTCATGGGCGAACACGGTCACAGCCTTCTGCCTCCGAGTCAGATCAACTATTACCACTGGTGGAACTCAGGCTATTATGCCGACGTGTTTTTCGAGGCGTATTATCCGCCCAACATGCACAAGCGCAACGTGGGCACGGTGGCCCAGGTGGGGGGTTACGACTTTTACGCGATGAACGCCTCCAGCCTTCATCCCGGCGGGGTCAACATGGCCTTCGCCGACGGCTCGGTCCGATTCATCAAAGACACGATCGACTCCTGGCCCATCGTGGCGGGCAACGCCCCCGGCGTGGGCTATGACTCGGCCAACCGGATTTACGTGTTGGCCCCTGGCACCCGTTTGGGAGTCTGGCAGCAATTGGCCACCCGCAACGGCGGGGAAGTCGTTTCATCGGATGCGTATTGA
- a CDS encoding 3'-5' exoribonuclease YhaM family protein has product MPRRSLADLAPGDLVDDVFLVASKQSRADRQGNLYLTLDLRDPTGNISARVWNVTKSLADSFESGDFLKVRAKAQYAQGITQLVVSHLEAVDPARLGLDPAAFLPKAPVSIAVLTSQLRGFLKSLDDPHLKALCDAFLMDDAFLADFTAVPAGVREHHAYQGGLLEHVVAMMTLASTVGELYPEVNRDLLLVGCFLHDVGKVRELSHQRGFDYTDEGQLVGHLSLGVSMVEEKLPLVQRLLGEPFPPETLLRIKHMILSHHGTLEFGSPKLPMTPEAVALHHLDALDSKLHAALREIRDDPDTASRWTRYDPKRNRRLFKGSAPPAAGEGEEDLD; this is encoded by the coding sequence ATGCCTCGACGATCCCTCGCCGATCTCGCGCCCGGCGACCTGGTGGATGACGTTTTCCTCGTGGCCTCCAAGCAGTCGCGGGCCGATCGTCAAGGGAATCTGTACTTGACCTTGGATCTGCGCGACCCCACCGGGAATATCTCGGCGCGGGTCTGGAACGTGACCAAAAGCTTGGCCGACTCGTTCGAGAGCGGTGACTTCCTCAAGGTTCGCGCCAAGGCGCAGTATGCCCAAGGGATCACCCAGTTGGTGGTCTCGCATCTCGAGGCGGTCGATCCGGCTCGCCTGGGATTGGACCCGGCCGCCTTCCTGCCTAAAGCCCCGGTTAGCATCGCCGTTCTGACCAGCCAGTTGCGCGGCTTTCTCAAGAGCCTGGACGATCCCCACCTCAAAGCGCTTTGCGACGCCTTCTTAATGGACGACGCCTTCCTCGCCGACTTCACCGCCGTTCCCGCGGGCGTGCGTGAACATCACGCCTACCAGGGCGGTTTGCTGGAGCACGTTGTGGCGATGATGACCCTGGCCTCCACGGTCGGCGAACTCTATCCCGAGGTCAACCGCGACCTGCTGTTGGTCGGTTGCTTCCTGCATGATGTCGGCAAAGTCCGCGAGTTGTCCCATCAACGCGGGTTCGACTACACCGACGAAGGCCAACTCGTCGGCCATCTCAGCCTGGGCGTTTCGATGGTCGAGGAGAAACTGCCCCTGGTCCAACGGCTTCTCGGCGAGCCATTCCCGCCCGAAACCCTCTTGAGGATCAAGCATATGATCCTCAGCCATCATGGAACCCTCGAATTCGGCAGTCCGAAACTACCCATGACGCCCGAAGCCGTGGCGCTACACCACCTGGACGCCCTCGACTCGAAGCTGCACGCGGCGTTGCGCGAGATCCGCGACGACCCCGACACCGCGTCGCGGTGGACTCGATACGACCCCAAGCGCAACCGACGCTTGTTTAAAGGATCGGCCCCCCCCGCCGCCGGAGAAGGCGAGGAGGATCTCGATTGA
- a CDS encoding class I SAM-dependent methyltransferase: protein MNPYRDAFYQRQARWHRYQGPEDVAARHQHRARYYEWYTRGWLPERLDTPILDIGCGSGQFLHFLKTRGYTHALGIDLDADQVEIGRRIGLDCRREDVLDFLKGGGEEGRGVPIRYGLIVLLDILEHFTLAEGHALLEAVVDRLEEGGRLILSVPNSESPRGSFLFHADITHELSFTTLSLGQMLFCHDLEIEAFRDPWPAPIDLPRTIHRGIATVCRRLEALRFRALGLEAPAIWSPVMWALARKPAGRSNTNTNLDAANAASGPCSDRHSQPARLEAAAGR from the coding sequence ATGAACCCCTACCGCGACGCCTTCTACCAACGTCAAGCCCGCTGGCACCGCTACCAGGGACCCGAGGATGTCGCCGCCCGGCATCAGCATCGAGCCCGGTATTACGAATGGTACACCCGCGGCTGGCTGCCCGAACGGCTCGACACCCCGATTTTGGACATCGGCTGCGGGTCGGGTCAGTTCCTCCACTTCCTCAAAACGCGCGGCTACACCCACGCCCTGGGAATCGACCTCGACGCCGACCAAGTCGAGATCGGCCGACGCATCGGGCTGGATTGCCGCCGCGAGGATGTTTTGGACTTCCTCAAGGGTGGGGGTGAGGAGGGGAGGGGGGTACCTATTCGTTACGGTCTGATCGTTCTGCTCGACATCCTGGAACATTTCACGTTGGCTGAAGGGCACGCGCTGCTGGAGGCGGTTGTCGATCGTCTGGAGGAGGGGGGGCGGCTCATTCTGAGCGTCCCCAATTCCGAAAGTCCCCGGGGGTCGTTCCTGTTCCACGCCGACATCACCCACGAACTGTCGTTCACCACGCTCTCGCTGGGACAGATGTTGTTTTGCCACGACCTGGAAATCGAAGCCTTTCGCGATCCCTGGCCCGCGCCTATCGACCTGCCACGCACCATTCACCGGGGAATCGCCACGGTCTGCCGGCGTCTTGAAGCGCTGCGGTTTCGAGCCTTGGGTCTGGAGGCACCAGCGATTTGGTCGCCGGTGATGTGGGCGTTGGCTCGCAAACCTGCCGGTCGGAGCAATACCAACACCAACCTGGACGCGGCCAACGCGGCGAGTGGACCTTGCTCAGACCGGCACTCCCAACCGGCGCGGCTTGAGGCGGCGGCCGGTCGTTGA